The Aspergillus oryzae RIB40 DNA, chromosome 5 genome segment CAAACATATGAAGTCCTGGACTATGGCAGGAATGGTTCATTGTTCGTCCCCTTGACCCAACATACTTATGTTCTCTGCCTTGCTCTATTACAACTGATATCTTTCGAGGAACGAATTATCCTTTCATCACAGTCGCAAGAATGGTCACGCCGTCATTTATTATGGAACTTCGTGAACCAGAAATCAGACCCACAAGAGTAAGTACtagtactccggagtatatGTCCTGGCCATTGAGATCCCCGTTACCATAATGATGTATCCATTGACATCAATAATTATGGCCGTTCGAGTGAAGGCTAAGCTGCTCATGCACGTCTGTGTAGTAAAAAAGGAATGTCAGCATTACAACCTCTCGGACAAGTGAAGAATATAAGATAATAAAGGTCGTGTCAACTATGTTGTATGATGCCAGCATTCCCGTTCCTTCTTTCCTAAATCCAGATATAAATCCTAAAATAGGCTTGATATGAAGTTAGAATCTATCTGTTGTACTGAATAGACGACTCAATTCAATTGTATCATGTGTTTAGCTTTGAATTTCTATAAATTTATAGAAGCAGTATATATCCTGGGCTAGACACCTCAGGCACCTACTACTGGAGGCCTACCTAATGTGGAATAGTGCAGCCGGGCATTCTGGAGGGTATGAAGTAATCCCCAATCATCGTCGTACAGAAGCTCTCCCCGCATCCACCGACGCTCGTTTGATTTCAAATCAacttctcatcatccatgAGCTTCGCAAGAGTATTCCGTCCCCTTATCGGTTCTCCATTTCGATTCCAGAATCGTTCCATACCGGTCCAAGCGCAACACATCCGAGCCATGCATATCCAATCGATTCCGATGTGTGAGTGATATGTCAATGTCAACATTGATCCCTCTGTAGTTCTTCTCGCTGACCATCGCAGGGACGGGGAAGGGCAATAATTATGCCTACCTGGTGACAGACGAGCCAACCAAGAAGTCTGTGATTATTGATCCGGCCAACCCGCCAGAGTGAGTTAATGTTCTACATAATTATTTGTTGTTGACATGCGTTGATGAATGCAGAGTAGCACCGGTGTTGAAGAGTCAAATTGAAGATGGCAAGATTGATCTGACAGCTATTGTCAATACTCATCAGTGAGTTTCGCGATCCCTTCGAGGGTAAGCTATGTTGACCGTTAAAGCCATTGGGATCACGCTGGCGGCAATGATGAACTGGTGAGCGAGATTAATTTCTTCCTACCCATGAACCGAAAGTAGTGACTAACTGTCTCAGCTCAAAATCTTTGGCAACAAACTCCCCGTTATCGGGGGTAAGAATTGTCAATCGGTGACGCAGACTCCGGCCCATGGAGAGACATTCAAGATCGGAGAGCGCATCTCCGTAAAAGCTCTCCATACGCCTTGCCATACGCAAGATAGTATCTGCTATTTCATGCAGGATGGTGAGGAACGTGTCGTATTCACGGGTGACACCTTGTTCATTGGAGGTATATATTTGCAATCTTTACTATGTTAAACTTGGCTTGATACTTATGTGTTGTAGGATGTGGTCGCTTTTTTGAAGGCACTGCCCCAGAAATGCACAAGGCCTTGAACGAGACGCTTGCCTCTTTGCCGGATGATACTAAGGTCTTTGTAAGTTGCATTTCCTGACTATTCAAAAAGGTCGAATACTGATACGACACCAGCCCGGCCACGAGTACACTAAAGGCAACGTGAAGTTCTGTCTTGCCGTGTCACAGTCAGAGCCtatcaagaagctggaggcATTCGCAGAGCAGAACCAGCAGACCCAGGGCAAGTTCACGATTGGTGATGAGAAGGTATTTCTAGAACTCAATTATATTCTGTGTAGCAGCGGCTGACAAGCTATGTTTAGCTCCATAACGTGTTCATGCGCGTCAATGTAGGATCTCTCTTCATTCCTGTTATCTTGAAGCAAAAGCTAATGTACATCTAGGACCCCGAGATCCAGAAAAAGACTGGAAAGACAGACCCGGTAGAGGTGATGGCAGCTCTGcgggagatgaagaatgcGATGTGAGTGATAACGTAGTGTATGTACAAATAGTAGCATGGGTGAGCGTTGGGGGTGATGAATTTGAACAATATCCAAGCAGTACATTCGACATTCCTTCCATGAATAAATAGTAAATTTAACACCTAGACCGGTCTACAAATCAGCATAGCCATGTATCCATGATCCAGCAGCACAATCATCGTGACGTCAGGCTGAACCTGTATACCTGTATACTCAGTATAAAACAGACCATCTACATCCAACCAATTCATACTCACTTTTTCGATCACCACAATACTACGCTGcagagtacatacataccacaCAACCTACGCCCCAATTTAAAACCATATCAAAGATGACCACCCAAAACGACCCCCCAGGCGACCCCAAAACACTCAAATCGCAAATCCTCGAAACCGGCGCCGCAGCTGTACAAGACTTCACGCCTGTAAAACAAATCTGCGCTCATCTAAACGCCTTCCACGTCTACGTCGACGACCCGACCCGCTGCGTCGAGGCTAACCACTACTGTTCGCATATCACAGAAGGTATAGTACATCCGTACATCCAGACATACTCTCCCCAACAATCACCTATACAAATGTCATACACTACACTACACAACACACTGACACCAACCCCCAATGACATGATACGAAACACACAGACCTAAGACAATGCCTCCTCTACTCCTCCCCAGACC includes the following:
- a CDS encoding uncharacterized protein (glyoxylase), yielding MHIQSIPMWTGKGNNYAYLVTDEPTKKSVIIDPANPPEVAPVLKSQIEDGKIDLTAIVNTHHHWDHAGGNDELLKIFGNKLPVIGGKNCQSVTQTPAHGETFKIGERISVKALHTPCHTQDSICYFMQDGEERVVFTGDTLFIGGCGRFFEGTAPEMHKALNETLASLPDDTKVFPGHEYTKGNVKFCLAVSQSEPIKKLEAFAEQNQQTQGKFTIGDEKLHNVFMRVNDPEIQKKTGKTDPVEVMAALREMKNAM